A section of the Prevotella melaninogenica genome encodes:
- a CDS encoding alpha-L-fucosidase: MWLNSYSHFFKATIACTCLLFSPVVLPTLHAQEQNVVIINPTDSPVEIVRKAANVVPSARQFNWQRQELTAFLHYGINTYTGREWGDGKESPAIFNPTDLDADQWIRELKAAGFKCAILTCKHHDGFCLWPSAYTEHSVKHSPWKNGKGDVVREVSEACKKYGMDFGVYLSPWDRNSELYGTEAYNDFFVKQLTELLTQYGKVSEVWFDGACGEGPNGKKQVYDFVRWYELIRKLQPEAVIAVMGPDVRWVGTETGRGREMEWSVVPKDNLDQDAIAKNSQQEVLTAPVGDMMGQDLGSRKKIEKAKSLIWYPAEIDVSIRPGWFYHEDQDSKVKSPKELMDIYFTSVGMNGVLLLNLPPNKEGKLSEADIRSLRGFRQLYANTFTDNLLANAKVTCAVSEGKGRNVIDDNYDTSVRPKMKDGKAVFQFKLKKPATFNVLSVQEDIRKGQRVEKFSLEVKDAKGNWKKVTGGTTVGHKRLLKFPVETAKEVRLIISEVRAVPTISEIGLYRLRD; encoded by the coding sequence ATGTGGCTGAATTCTTATTCCCATTTTTTTAAGGCAACGATAGCTTGTACATGCTTGTTATTCTCGCCGGTAGTTCTTCCAACGCTTCATGCTCAGGAGCAGAACGTTGTGATAATCAATCCGACAGATTCTCCTGTGGAAATTGTTCGTAAGGCAGCAAATGTTGTTCCTTCTGCTCGTCAGTTCAACTGGCAGCGTCAGGAACTTACGGCTTTCTTGCATTATGGTATAAACACCTATACTGGTAGAGAGTGGGGTGATGGTAAGGAGTCACCAGCTATCTTTAATCCTACTGACCTTGATGCAGACCAGTGGATACGTGAGTTGAAGGCGGCAGGTTTTAAGTGTGCAATCCTTACTTGTAAGCATCATGATGGTTTCTGTTTGTGGCCATCGGCTTATACAGAACATAGTGTTAAGCACTCTCCATGGAAGAATGGTAAGGGTGATGTCGTTCGAGAAGTGAGCGAAGCTTGTAAGAAGTATGGTATGGACTTTGGTGTTTACCTTTCTCCTTGGGATCGTAATTCAGAACTTTATGGTACTGAAGCTTATAACGACTTCTTTGTTAAACAGTTGACAGAATTGCTCACACAATATGGTAAGGTGAGCGAAGTATGGTTTGACGGTGCTTGCGGAGAGGGTCCAAATGGTAAGAAGCAGGTATATGACTTTGTACGTTGGTATGAGCTTATTCGTAAGTTGCAGCCAGAAGCTGTGATAGCTGTCATGGGACCTGATGTTCGTTGGGTTGGTACAGAGACTGGTCGTGGTCGTGAGATGGAGTGGAGTGTTGTTCCTAAGGATAATCTTGATCAGGATGCTATTGCAAAGAACTCACAGCAGGAAGTACTGACTGCACCTGTTGGTGATATGATGGGGCAGGACCTTGGTAGTCGTAAGAAGATTGAAAAGGCAAAGTCACTTATTTGGTATCCTGCTGAGATTGATGTGTCTATCCGTCCGGGATGGTTCTATCATGAGGATCAGGATAGCAAGGTGAAGTCACCAAAAGAACTGATGGATATCTATTTCACATCTGTCGGAATGAATGGTGTACTCCTCTTGAATCTTCCTCCTAATAAGGAAGGTAAACTCTCTGAGGCTGATATAAGAAGTCTTCGTGGTTTCCGTCAGTTGTATGCAAACACCTTCACTGACAATCTTTTGGCAAATGCTAAGGTTACTTGCGCAGTTTCAGAAGGTAAGGGTCGCAATGTTATTGACGATAATTATGATACATCTGTACGTCCAAAGATGAAGGATGGTAAGGCTGTCTTCCAGTTTAAGTTGAAGAAGCCAGCTACCTTCAACGTTCTTTCTGTGCAGGAGGATATCCGTAAGGGACAGCGTGTTGAGAAGTTCTCACTTGAAGTGAAGGATGCTAAGGGCAACTGGAAGAAGGTAACAGGGGGAACAACTGTTGGTCATAAGCGTTTGTTGAAGTTCCCTGTTGAGACTGCTAAGGAGGTGCGCCTTATCATCAGTGAGGTTCGTGCCGTACCTACTATCTCTGAGATTGGTTTGTACCGATTAAGAGATTAA
- a CDS encoding MFS transporter — translation MSLNPKNLKEENKMLHSPATWVPTLYFAMGMPFVVLNMVCTLMYKGMGVSDGQIAFWTSLIMLPWTLKPLWSPFLEIYKTKKFFVVLTQLLTGVLFALVAFALHLPFFFSVTIAILAVIALSGATHDIAADGTYMSVLSNEEQARWIGWQGAFYNIAKIAATGGLVYLAGTFIKLFGVTKAWMFIMLIIATIMIVIGCYHIFILPNPKKTSVDSPKSLKESLGEFVKVFFDFFKKKHIVYYIFFIILYRFAEGFVMKIVPLFLKASRVDQGLGLTEQEIGLCYGTFGAAAFVIGSILAGYYIAWRGLQKSLFSLALVFNIPFIAYTFLAIYQPESLWLIGGAIVMEYFGYGFGFVGLSLFMMQQIAPGKHQMAHYAFASGIMNLGVMLPGMLSGVFSDMLGYRQFFIFVLVCTIPALLITWFVPFTYPDKTKKEQIEA, via the coding sequence ATGAGTCTAAACCCTAAGAACCTAAAAGAGGAAAACAAAATGCTGCATAGTCCAGCAACATGGGTTCCTACGCTTTATTTTGCCATGGGTATGCCTTTCGTCGTACTCAACATGGTTTGTACACTAATGTATAAAGGAATGGGAGTATCTGATGGTCAGATAGCCTTTTGGACCTCTCTCATCATGCTTCCTTGGACCCTAAAACCATTATGGAGCCCGTTCTTAGAGATTTATAAGACAAAGAAATTCTTTGTTGTATTGACACAGCTGCTTACAGGTGTGCTTTTTGCATTAGTAGCCTTTGCACTTCATCTTCCATTCTTCTTTTCCGTCACTATTGCGATACTTGCAGTTATTGCGCTAAGTGGTGCTACGCATGATATTGCTGCAGACGGAACCTATATGTCAGTACTCTCAAACGAAGAGCAGGCACGATGGATTGGTTGGCAGGGAGCTTTCTATAACATTGCAAAGATTGCTGCAACTGGTGGACTGGTCTACCTTGCAGGTACCTTTATCAAACTTTTTGGTGTAACAAAAGCATGGATGTTTATCATGCTCATCATCGCTACAATTATGATAGTGATAGGCTGTTACCATATCTTCATTCTTCCAAATCCAAAGAAAACATCAGTCGATTCTCCAAAATCATTAAAAGAATCGTTAGGTGAATTTGTTAAGGTATTTTTCGACTTTTTCAAGAAGAAACATATTGTATATTATATCTTCTTCATTATCCTCTATCGCTTTGCTGAAGGATTTGTAATGAAGATTGTTCCACTCTTCCTCAAAGCCTCACGTGTCGACCAAGGCTTGGGCTTAACAGAGCAAGAGATTGGACTTTGCTATGGTACCTTTGGTGCTGCAGCCTTTGTCATCGGTTCGATCCTTGCAGGCTATTATATTGCATGGAGAGGACTGCAAAAGAGTCTCTTTTCACTTGCATTGGTGTTCAACATCCCATTCATAGCCTATACATTCTTAGCAATCTATCAACCAGAGAGCCTTTGGTTGATTGGTGGTGCTATCGTAATGGAATACTTCGGCTATGGTTTCGGCTTTGTTGGACTCTCCCTCTTTATGATGCAACAGATTGCACCTGGTAAACACCAGATGGCACACTACGCTTTTGCAAGTGGTATCATGAACTTGGGTGTAATGTTACCAGGTATGTTGAGTGGTGTTTTCAGCGATATGCTCGGTTATCGACAGTTCTTTATTTTCGTATTGGTATGTACCATTCCAGCCCTGCTGATTACATGGTTCGTTCCTTTCACCTATCCTGATAAGACAAAGAAAGAACAGATTGAAGCATAA
- the nagB gene encoding glucosamine-6-phosphate deaminase, with the protein MRLIIEPNYEKLSKWAANYVIERINAAKNQDKPFVLGLPTGSSPEGMYAELVKAYKEGRVSFKNVVTFNMDEYVGLPESHPQSYHTFMAENLFNHIDCPKENIHILNGNAENLEAECQHYEEMIREAGGIDLFLGGIGPDGHIAFNEPGSSLRSRTRIKTLTSDTRIANSRFFDNDPNKVPVHALTVGVGTVMDAKEVLILVNGHNKAEALRAVVEGPLTQKWTISALQMHEHGIIVCDESATDKLTVETYKYFKDIEKENL; encoded by the coding sequence ATGAGATTAATCATAGAACCTAATTACGAAAAGTTATCTAAATGGGCAGCAAACTACGTTATTGAGCGTATTAATGCTGCTAAGAATCAAGACAAGCCTTTTGTACTCGGTTTGCCAACTGGTTCTTCACCAGAGGGCATGTATGCTGAGTTAGTAAAGGCTTATAAAGAAGGTAGAGTAAGCTTCAAAAATGTTGTTACATTCAACATGGATGAGTATGTTGGTTTACCAGAGAGTCACCCACAGAGCTATCACACCTTCATGGCCGAGAACCTCTTTAACCACATCGACTGCCCAAAGGAGAATATTCATATCTTGAATGGTAATGCAGAGAACCTCGAAGCTGAGTGTCAGCATTATGAGGAGATGATTCGTGAGGCAGGTGGTATCGACCTCTTCTTGGGTGGTATCGGTCCTGATGGTCACATTGCTTTCAACGAGCCAGGTTCATCTCTCCGTTCACGAACTCGTATTAAGACATTGACATCAGATACACGTATTGCAAACTCACGTTTCTTTGACAATGATCCTAACAAGGTTCCAGTACATGCACTGACAGTAGGTGTTGGTACAGTAATGGATGCAAAGGAAGTGTTGATTCTTGTAAATGGTCACAACAAGGCAGAAGCTTTACGTGCTGTTGTAGAAGGTCCACTCACACAGAAGTGGACAATCAGTGCTTTACAGATGCATGAGCACGGTATCATTGTTTGTGATGAAAGCGCAACAGACAAGTTAACTGTAGAAACATACAAATACTTTAAAGACATAGAAAAGGAGAACTTGTAA
- a CDS encoding glucosamine-6-phosphate deaminase gives MKLNLSSQIVLNQIPEEFYRPATAIERSEITRFEKVPTDIFPTIEEGAIDIANHLEADIKKREQEGRKYVMGVGSGSSLTPIFHELIKRHQAGKLSFKNVVVFNAYEYFPLSEENVNRGINQLKERFLNHIDIDVENIFTPDGTIAQNDVQEHCRQYEQHIKELGGLDVILLGIGRMGNIATNEPGSSLTSASRLILIDETSREEMKMSFGSQESVPPCSITMGVSTILSARKIFLTAWGEEKAEIIKKTVEGKVSDTVPASFLQTHNDAHVVIDLSAAAKLTRIQHPWLVASCKWTDKLVRSALVWLCQITGKPLLKLTNKDYNENGLSELLALYGSAYNANIKIFNDLQHTITGWPGGKPDADDTYRPERAKPFPKRVIVFSPHPDDDVISMGGTLRRLVQQGHDVHVAYETSGNIAVGDEEVVRFMHFINGFNQLFANEQDEVIKSKYKEIKEFLKNKKEGDIDTQDIRTIKGLIRRGEARTASTFNQIPLDHVHFLDLPFYESGKIEKLPMGEADVNIVRELITKVKPHQIYVAGDLADPHGTHRKCTDAVLAAIDLEKEAKAEWLKDCRVWMYRGAWAEWEIENIEMCVPISPEELRAKRNSILKHQSQMESAPFLGNDERLFWQRSEDRNRGTAKLYDDLGLACYEAMEAFVEYKF, from the coding sequence ATGAAACTGAATTTAAGTTCACAGATTGTACTCAATCAAATACCTGAGGAGTTTTATCGTCCTGCAACAGCTATCGAACGCTCGGAGATAACACGTTTTGAGAAGGTTCCTACTGATATCTTCCCAACGATTGAAGAAGGAGCTATCGACATTGCTAACCACCTTGAGGCAGACATCAAGAAGAGAGAGCAGGAAGGAAGAAAGTATGTTATGGGCGTAGGCTCTGGTTCTTCCCTCACTCCTATCTTCCACGAACTTATCAAGCGTCATCAAGCTGGCAAGTTGAGTTTCAAGAATGTTGTTGTATTCAACGCATACGAGTACTTCCCACTGAGCGAAGAAAACGTAAATCGTGGTATCAATCAGCTCAAAGAGCGTTTCTTGAATCATATTGATATTGATGTAGAGAACATCTTTACGCCAGACGGTACTATTGCTCAGAATGATGTACAAGAGCATTGCCGTCAGTACGAGCAGCATATTAAGGAATTAGGTGGACTTGATGTTATCCTTTTGGGCATTGGCCGTATGGGTAATATCGCTACCAACGAACCTGGTTCAAGCCTTACATCTGCTTCTCGCCTTATCTTGATCGATGAAACCTCACGTGAGGAGATGAAGATGAGTTTCGGCTCTCAGGAGTCAGTTCCTCCATGTTCTATCACTATGGGTGTTAGCACAATCCTCTCTGCACGTAAGATCTTCCTTACAGCATGGGGTGAAGAGAAAGCTGAAATTATCAAGAAGACTGTTGAGGGTAAGGTAAGCGATACTGTTCCTGCATCTTTCTTGCAGACACATAACGACGCACATGTTGTTATTGACCTTTCTGCCGCTGCTAAGTTGACACGTATTCAGCATCCTTGGCTTGTTGCTTCATGCAAATGGACAGATAAGTTAGTACGCTCTGCACTTGTTTGGCTTTGCCAGATTACAGGTAAGCCACTGCTCAAGTTGACCAACAAGGACTATAATGAGAATGGCCTTAGCGAACTCCTTGCACTCTATGGTTCTGCATACAATGCAAATATCAAGATCTTCAATGATCTCCAGCATACAATTACAGGTTGGCCAGGTGGTAAGCCAGATGCTGACGACACCTATCGTCCAGAACGTGCTAAGCCATTCCCAAAGAGAGTGATTGTATTCTCTCCACACCCTGACGATGATGTTATCTCAATGGGTGGTACACTTCGTCGTTTGGTACAGCAGGGACATGACGTTCATGTAGCATACGAGACATCTGGTAACATCGCTGTAGGTGATGAGGAGGTTGTACGTTTCATGCACTTCATCAACGGCTTTAATCAACTCTTTGCTAATGAGCAAGATGAGGTTATTAAGTCTAAGTACAAGGAGATTAAGGAATTCTTGAAGAACAAGAAGGAAGGAGACATCGACACACAGGATATCCGTACCATTAAGGGGCTTATCCGTCGTGGTGAGGCACGTACTGCTTCAACTTTCAATCAGATTCCTCTCGACCATGTTCACTTCCTCGACCTTCCTTTCTATGAGTCTGGTAAGATTGAGAAACTCCCAATGGGTGAGGCTGACGTGAACATCGTAAGAGAACTCATCACAAAGGTAAAACCTCATCAGATTTATGTAGCAGGCGACTTGGCTGACCCACATGGCACTCACCGTAAGTGCACAGATGCTGTACTTGCCGCTATCGACCTTGAGAAGGAAGCTAAGGCAGAGTGGTTAAAGGACTGTCGCGTATGGATGTATCGTGGTGCATGGGCAGAATGGGAAATAGAGAACATCGAAATGTGTGTTCCTATCAGTCCTGAAGAGCTGCGTGCAAAGCGTAACTCTATCCTCAAACACCAGAGCCAGATGGAAAGTGCTCCATTCCTTGGCAACGACGAGCGTCTCTTCTGGCAGCGTTCAGAAGACCGCAACCGCGGTACAGCTAAGCTCTATGATGACTTAGGCTTGGCTTGCTACGAGGCAATGGAAGCATTTGTTGAATACAAGTTTTAG
- a CDS encoding sialidase family protein has translation MYKKILLTVSLCASLLQVGAVGTDKSNNIKNDDGFTTIVFDRANSPVPYRIPAITETRKGTLLAACDFRLSHTDVGWNNRNGLWQINIVMRTSKDFGKTWSDTVCVARGNEHAADPIRTAFGDPSIIADRTSDNVLLHCVAGKSAYQTATRQNPQHAYFFHSTDGGKTWDNGTDLTEMIHGLYDGKLPNGGNPDGIFLTSGKIMQSRYIRKGKFYRLYIAHPIRQKGVDRCGTFVIYSDDFGRTWNVLGTPSKAPSIAQDESKVEEMPDGSVLLSCRDVYGGRRFNVFTYKDAAKATGSWGEEVMPQNMTGKQVNACNGGILIVPAKRVADGKKLFVALQSVPLSARRDSVGFFYKELATYADYSTANALGSNWKKGLRVTDESSCYSTMVLMKNQRIGFLYEVRGQNDGYDIEFKSLSLKAITNGEYDILPYVDRSKYVVDAAKAHQTKAPLAVKKKQVKRKK, from the coding sequence ATGTATAAGAAGATCTTATTAACTGTTTCCCTCTGCGCCTCACTCTTACAGGTAGGTGCAGTAGGAACAGACAAGAGCAACAATATCAAGAACGATGATGGTTTTACCACCATCGTTTTTGATAGAGCTAACAGCCCAGTTCCTTATCGTATCCCAGCAATTACCGAGACACGTAAGGGAACACTGTTAGCTGCTTGCGACTTCCGCCTTAGTCATACCGACGTGGGATGGAACAACAGAAATGGTTTGTGGCAGATTAATATTGTCATGCGAACAAGTAAGGACTTTGGTAAGACATGGTCTGACACCGTTTGCGTAGCACGCGGTAACGAACATGCAGCTGACCCAATTCGTACTGCTTTCGGTGACCCAAGTATCATTGCTGACCGCACGTCAGATAATGTGTTGCTTCATTGTGTAGCAGGTAAGAGTGCTTATCAGACAGCAACCCGTCAGAACCCACAGCACGCTTACTTCTTCCACAGTACTGATGGTGGTAAGACATGGGACAATGGAACAGACCTTACCGAGATGATTCACGGTCTCTACGATGGTAAGCTACCTAATGGTGGTAACCCAGATGGTATCTTCCTCACATCAGGTAAGATTATGCAGAGCCGTTACATCCGCAAAGGCAAGTTCTATCGTCTTTACATAGCACATCCTATCCGTCAGAAGGGCGTTGATCGTTGTGGTACCTTTGTTATCTATTCCGATGACTTCGGTCGCACATGGAATGTCTTAGGTACTCCTTCAAAGGCTCCTTCTATTGCTCAGGATGAGTCAAAGGTTGAGGAAATGCCTGATGGCAGCGTATTACTTAGCTGCCGTGACGTTTATGGAGGTAGACGATTCAACGTCTTTACTTACAAAGATGCAGCGAAGGCAACAGGTAGCTGGGGCGAGGAAGTTATGCCACAGAATATGACTGGCAAGCAAGTAAATGCCTGCAATGGTGGTATTCTCATTGTTCCTGCAAAGCGAGTTGCTGACGGTAAGAAGCTTTTTGTAGCCCTTCAATCAGTACCACTTAGCGCACGTCGTGACAGTGTCGGTTTCTTCTATAAGGAGTTAGCAACTTACGCTGACTATTCTACAGCAAATGCATTGGGTAGCAACTGGAAGAAAGGTCTGCGCGTAACAGACGAGTCTTCATGCTACTCTACAATGGTACTTATGAAGAACCAGCGCATCGGCTTCCTCTATGAGGTACGCGGACAGAATGACGGCTATGACATTGAGTTCAAGAGCCTGTCATTGAAGGCGATTACTAATGGAGAATATGATATTCTTCCTTACGTTGATCGTTCTAAGTACGTGGTTGATGCAGCTAAGGCACATCAGACCAAAGCACCACTTGCTGTAAAAAAAAAGCAAGTGAAAAGAAAGAAATAA
- a CDS encoding DUF4091 domain-containing protein, which translates to MGLEFPLPETAKGNLKLTMSCSNRLLSTATAHFLSAVITDDFQNCGNHPDSLQTWLMPDIIGDDSIKADDPMYGKSAWCTIEIPQNIKADSYKLNLLLQQDGKTVSTIPFTIKVLNRNLTLSDNFHLNFWQQPYAVSRYYDVAPWSQAHLDILRPYMQLLARAGQRNASAILFYEPWGVQSNDKFDAMIETTRKADGTWSYDYTAFDRWISFLDSCGINGDINCFSMVPWDMTFSYYDEASKSYKELKTTTNSKEYSDLWIPFLRSFAAHQKEKGWFDRTVIAMDERALDAMQDAYRIAQEAAPGIKMSLAGNYHKELVDKIYDYCIAWKQQFTPEDLALRNSKGWISTSYTACPDAMPNVGSNNEPIEATYLPLYCIANGFNGFLRWAWMNWTDNPMYDSRFKLFTPGDTYIVYPGNHSSRRFEHIIRGVQNVTKIDTLRKEYKQKRDQKALQLLEDVLSQFKNPTPNEAELRESIYKIESLLNK; encoded by the coding sequence ATCGGACTTGAGTTCCCATTACCAGAAACGGCAAAGGGCAACTTGAAACTAACTATGAGCTGTAGCAATCGACTCCTGTCGACTGCTACAGCTCATTTTCTTTCTGCCGTTATCACTGATGACTTCCAAAACTGTGGTAATCACCCCGACTCCTTACAAACATGGCTCATGCCCGACATCATTGGCGATGACAGCATAAAGGCTGACGACCCGATGTATGGTAAGTCTGCATGGTGCACAATTGAGATTCCTCAAAACATTAAGGCGGATAGCTACAAATTAAACTTACTGCTACAACAAGACGGTAAGACTGTCAGCACCATCCCGTTCACAATAAAAGTGCTCAATCGCAATCTTACCCTCTCTGATAACTTCCATCTCAACTTCTGGCAACAACCCTACGCAGTTAGTAGATATTACGATGTAGCTCCTTGGAGTCAAGCACATCTTGACATTCTCCGCCCATACATGCAGTTACTTGCACGTGCAGGACAACGCAATGCTTCAGCCATCCTCTTCTACGAGCCTTGGGGCGTACAGAGCAATGACAAGTTTGATGCGATGATTGAAACGACACGAAAGGCAGACGGTACATGGTCGTATGACTATACAGCCTTCGATCGTTGGATCTCGTTCCTCGACTCTTGTGGAATCAATGGGGACATCAACTGCTTTTCAATGGTGCCATGGGACATGACTTTCAGCTATTATGACGAAGCCTCGAAAAGTTATAAGGAACTTAAAACGACAACTAACAGCAAAGAGTACAGCGACTTATGGATTCCTTTCCTACGGTCCTTTGCTGCCCACCAGAAGGAAAAAGGTTGGTTTGACAGAACCGTCATAGCGATGGACGAACGCGCCCTCGATGCTATGCAAGATGCCTACCGCATTGCGCAGGAGGCAGCACCAGGTATCAAGATGTCATTAGCAGGAAACTACCACAAAGAACTTGTCGATAAGATATATGATTATTGTATTGCATGGAAGCAGCAATTCACACCAGAAGACCTTGCTTTGAGAAATTCAAAAGGTTGGATTAGCACCTCCTACACGGCTTGTCCCGATGCTATGCCAAATGTGGGTAGCAACAACGAACCTATAGAAGCAACCTATCTCCCACTCTATTGTATTGCTAATGGGTTCAATGGTTTCCTCCGCTGGGCATGGATGAACTGGACTGATAACCCAATGTATGACAGCCGCTTTAAGTTATTCACACCGGGAGACACCTATATTGTGTATCCAGGAAACCACTCAAGCCGTCGTTTTGAGCACATAATAAGAGGTGTACAAAACGTTACCAAGATTGATACATTACGCAAGGAGTACAAGCAAAAAAGGGATCAAAAAGCTTTACAGCTGTTAGAAGACGTCCTTTCTCAGTTCAAAAATCCAACACCAAACGAGGCTGAATTGAGAGAAAGTATATACAAGATTGAGTCACTTCTCAATAAATAA
- a CDS encoding RagB/SusD family nutrient uptake outer membrane protein — MMFSRMKLLFFFCLLTVFSSCTGDFVDINRPGSKLSPEELKRDNYAVGSFLIQMQGVAFPEQENAYQTMIDFVGNYLGRYTTYTKELPKNHTLFNASNAWCAWPASYAPPMVSAFDEVVKLNGKKNISYAWALILRAQAFLRFTDIYGPFPLSMNADNTEVYTSQRDIYLQLIKDLNEATTYISSNTQLAKEMIVFAPYDLVYKGDFNKWRKFANSLKLRIAVRISNVEPTLARSLAEQAVRDGVIEGNEDNCAIRYNKSGLWTTAVSWGDSRICADIESYMTGYKDPRMSKYFTQPITEGGRKYIGCRAGAAIGSNVVAKRLYSTVNVQETTPSLWLTASEMAFCKAEGVLRGWNMGGGTAKDYYERGITLSFNQWGADGVATYLLDDTSTEANYADALGGFGGAAAKASTITIKWDDNAPMDEKMERLITQKWIALFPNGQEAWNEIRRTGYPRIFSVPQATNGYTLLTPNRIPFDKNQQINNRSNYDKAVELLGGPDDYATPMWWQR, encoded by the coding sequence ATGATGTTTAGTAGAATGAAATTGCTTTTTTTCTTCTGTCTGCTGACTGTCTTTTCTTCCTGTACGGGTGATTTCGTTGATATTAACCGACCAGGTAGTAAGCTATCTCCAGAGGAGTTGAAGCGTGATAACTACGCAGTCGGTTCATTCTTGATTCAGATGCAGGGCGTTGCTTTCCCTGAGCAAGAGAATGCCTATCAAACAATGATAGACTTTGTCGGTAATTATCTGGGGCGTTACACAACCTATACCAAGGAGTTACCTAAGAATCATACACTCTTTAATGCAAGTAATGCTTGGTGTGCTTGGCCTGCTTCTTATGCTCCTCCTATGGTGTCTGCATTTGATGAGGTTGTCAAACTGAATGGTAAGAAGAATATTTCTTATGCGTGGGCATTGATTCTGCGAGCACAGGCTTTCCTTCGCTTTACAGATATCTATGGACCTTTCCCGCTCAGTATGAATGCAGATAATACGGAGGTTTATACATCTCAGCGAGATATCTATTTACAGCTGATAAAGGACCTAAACGAGGCTACTACTTATATCTCATCTAACACGCAACTGGCTAAAGAAATGATAGTCTTTGCACCATACGACCTCGTTTATAAAGGTGACTTCAATAAGTGGCGTAAGTTTGCTAATTCGCTAAAGTTGCGCATTGCTGTGCGTATCAGTAATGTAGAACCAACGTTGGCACGTTCTTTAGCTGAACAAGCAGTGAGAGATGGTGTCATAGAAGGGAATGAGGACAATTGTGCTATTCGTTATAATAAGTCGGGTTTGTGGACAACTGCTGTTTCATGGGGCGACAGTCGTATCTGTGCTGACATTGAAAGCTATATGACTGGCTATAAAGATCCACGAATGAGCAAGTACTTCACTCAGCCGATAACGGAAGGTGGACGTAAATATATTGGCTGTCGGGCAGGTGCAGCGATAGGAAGTAACGTTGTAGCTAAGCGCCTTTATTCTACTGTAAATGTGCAAGAAACAACGCCAAGTTTATGGCTAACAGCATCGGAAATGGCTTTTTGTAAGGCAGAGGGTGTCTTGCGTGGTTGGAATATGGGTGGTGGTACTGCCAAGGATTATTATGAACGAGGCATAACATTGTCTTTCAATCAATGGGGAGCAGATGGTGTTGCTACTTATTTGTTGGATGACACTTCAACAGAAGCTAACTATGCTGATGCTTTAGGTGGCTTTGGTGGAGCGGCTGCAAAGGCTTCTACGATTACCATTAAATGGGATGACAATGCGCCTATGGATGAGAAAATGGAGCGTTTGATTACGCAGAAGTGGATTGCTTTGTTCCCAAATGGACAGGAAGCATGGAACGAAATTCGTCGTACGGGTTATCCTCGCATCTTCTCTGTACCACAGGCGACAAATGGTTATACGCTGTTGACACCTAATAGAATACCTTTTGATAAGAATCAACAGATTAATAATCGCAGTAATTACGACAAGGCTGTCGAACTTTTAGGTGGTCCTGATGATTACGCAACGCCAATGTGGTGGCAGAGATAG